In Desulfobacter hydrogenophilus, the genomic stretch ATACCGCCTTCATCCTTACCCATTTCCCTTATAAGACATCGCGAAAAGGACTTCTCCAGGATTTTATTCGAATGGGGCGCTTTAATTTTTGTCTTGGATTGAATGTGCTTTGATATATTCAGCGCAGGTACGGGCTCGAACTTGTTTGAAATATGCTCCAAATTTCCCAATTCTTCAACAAGTTGCCTGTTTGAATTTTCCAACGCCTCGATTTCAAGCTCTTTTGCTAAAATATCATGATGTATCTGGTCCTGACGTTCAAACCATTCGTTAATTTTTTCCCCTGCATTTTTCGCCTTTTTTTCCAGTTTCAAAATCGCATCTGAAATGCTTTTTAATGCAGCGATATCTTTTGTTTCGTTTAAAGCAAACCTCTTTTTCTCAAGTTCCCGAATCTCTATCTGGGCACGATCCTGGATATGTGCATTCTCCGTTATGGTTCCGTGAAGCGACTTATCCACCTCTTTCATCTGACTGATCTCCGATGCAAGCGCTTGAATCATATCCCGGTTCATTGAAAGCTTAGATTTTATCTTATCACCCAAACGGATTAAATGTTCATCCAGCCCCACAGTCAGAACCGACGGCGCTGCAGATTCATTTCCCACTGTTCCGGCTTTAATCCCAAGCTTTGCCGACAAGGTCGAATTAATAATAGCACCCCTTTCATTGTTGCAGGCCCCGCTCAAATAAATGGTAGAATCAACAATCTCTTTTTGAACCGTCAAATCTCCAAACGAGTTTATTGTTGAGTTGTGAATGTATTTGGCCTGGATGTTCCCCTTAACATGAATAAGCTTTGTATCCACAATGCCCCTTGAAACGTTCAAATCCCCTGATAAATCGACCTGTGCACCGCAAATGTCCTTGGCTGTGAGCGAAACGCACTTAACCGTGAAGCCTTCCTTAACCGTGCCCGGAACAATGACGTTGCCATTGAAATCAATATTACCGGTTTCAAACCCCACATCACCATCTACCTTGAATTCCTTGTTGACTGAGACAACTCCCATAACATCCAGGTGCGGTTCGCCCCGTGTAGTTGAAAAAATTTTAGTCTTTTCTTCGTTAAACCGGGTACCCGGACCTGCAGAAAAAGCCGGATCCACAGGCTCCGGCACAGGTATTTCCAGACCTTTAACATCCAGGCCGGGTTTCCCCGGCTCAGGAAGGATCTTGGAGGCCAGCATAAAGGCCTCTTCCACAAGGGGAACTTCTCCTCTGTCCCTGTAATCCATGCTTCCATCTGGATTCAGTCTGCCTGCGCGCTTGAAATTGATTGGGAAATAATAGTGAATTTCTCCATGGATTGGCGGAACCGGCTGTTTCCCCTCAGCAATAAGTAATTTTTCTCCTTTTCCGGCATCTCCATAAAGCCATTTTTCGATGGACGATTCTTCTACGATGCCAAAAAGAATCCCTTTTTTTTGAAGAAGCTGTTCTATCATGTAAACCGTTACTGTTTCCGGGGCATCTTTCTCGAGCCGGATATAAGCCCTTATCCTATTACCTGAGAATTCAATGGTAAAATATTTTAGGACATCCAGCTGTTTTGCGTCCGAAGCGCGCGATGGTTCACGATTGGCCCGCCAAACCATTACATTCAAAAACGCCGGAGTCAGTAGACCTGCAAGGGATTCGTATTCAGAGACATCAATGGTCTGATCCAATTGATCAGCATGGGGTGTCAAGGCGTCATCAAAAAGATCTCTTTCTAAAAGCGTAAATGCCTCGGACTGCCCTCTTTTTGAAAGAATGCGTAAAAAAATATCCCTCACACATTGTTTTAAATCATCAAATGCCTGCTTGAAGCCTAATGAATTAAAACTGATATTTTCTTTTTCCAAAAGAGTTTTAAGCTCTGGTCCGCGTTCTAATTCATCGTCTCCGAAAAGGCTCTTAAGCCTGGATTCCAGAACTCTGATTTCCTTTTCTTTTTGTTGAATTTGGGCCGCATACAGCGTCTCTTTTTTTCTTAGATTGCCAGCGATCTGAAACAACTGCTTATTCTGACGCTGGATGGTTTTCTGCAGATTTTTTATTTTTCTGCCAGCTTCGTATTCATCATGCCGCAGTCTGACCTGAAGAAAAAAGTCTTCATTCGTAAACGGCAGGGGCAGACAGGCATGAATCCCGGCAGAATTTATTGCATTAACAAAAGATGGCAGCGCGGAAGGGGCTGCCACCAGGAGTCGCTGGGTTTCCGGAGAAATGTCTTTAGCCTCTGCCAGAATGGTCTTCTGTCCTTTTTCTATTTCAACATATCCTTCAATAATGAGAAAATATGGAGAGGCCGAATTCTGGACCAGGCGTTGCAGACCATCAGCCGGAGATTTAAAACAATCCACTCGAAAACCTTTTTCCGACAAAAGTCCGGTTTTCTTTTTAAGTATCCCTTGGGGGTCAATTATCAGAATTTTATGTTCCTGTTGTTTGGTTTCGATGGTAAACGCCCCTTTGCTTTAGGAACACGAAAAAAAGACCTCTCCCCTTTTCCGAGCCCCTTAACTTCAAAATAACGGTCATGACCGGCCTGGTCTTTCACAGAGGTTAGGCCACAACAAATTATGAAAAAAACTAAGCGGTTAGTTCAGCTCTTTCATATAACGGCCATGGGCCGACCTGGTTTATCAATACCCAGGCACAGCCCACAACAAAGGTTGAAAGATCTGAGTAACTTACCCAGACTTTCATATAAAAAAATTATACTTTGTCGTTCAGTTCGTTCTCTGTGGGCATAAAGAACCCGGTACGGGCGGCAAGATCTTTAAATTCTAGAAAAAAATCTTTCATCACAGCCCGATAGCATAACGCGATCCTGTCTTTTTCAAACATCTGGTTCTCCTCAAGCAAATTTTCTATCTGCGCGCAATAATCTGCCTCATCAACCCCTTTTTCCAATCGTTTTTTTAACTGAAGGATCTGTTTTTCTTTTCGAACAATCACCCGTTTATGCGCAGTCGCCTTTTGTTGAAGCTCCTGGCTTAAATTATACAGACGGGTGTTTTGTTTTTTAGCCAGCGCAAACAGGTTTCGATTCTCAACAACCAATTCGTAATATTGCAATCCTGACTTGATCATCTCCAATAAATCATTATTGTCCCAGGGTTTTGTAATAAACCGGTGAACAGCGCCGCGATTCACCGCATCTGAAATCGCATTGATATCTGCATAGCCGGTGATCAGAAATCGCACAGTCTCCGGGGTAATGGCCCTGGCCTTCTCCAGAAACTGGGTGCCTTCCATTCCCGGCATCCTCTGATCCGAAAGTATCATGGAAAGTGGATGATCTATTTTTTGAATAAAATCAAGTGCCTGGAAACCGGAAGCCGCGTAAAAAGAACGGGCGCCTATCTTTTTAATCAAACGCTCAAGCGCTTTCCCGATTTTTTCCTCATCATCAACGATCAAAATTGTATGATTAAACCCCTTGGTCATCTGGCTCCCATAGATAATGGCATTAGAATCATTGATTCGGATATTTTTTCGTGAAATTTGTTGCTTATGGATAAGTTTAAGTCATTTTAAATCTTTTCTCAAGAGACTAAAATGACGAATCAGGGAAATCGCATGAAACTTGCCATGTACAAAGGTGTGGTGCACCTTCCTACTGAACGATATGCAGAAATATGAGTTACGACGCAGTTTGAATTCAGCCCAAACGCTCCGATTTACAAAGATTATTTTCCCCTGCCGTGAAACAAGTAAAGTAAACGGTCAACAGTTT encodes the following:
- a CDS encoding DUF342 domain-containing protein yields the protein MDCFKSPADGLQRLVQNSASPYFLIIEGYVEIEKGQKTILAEAKDISPETQRLLVAAPSALPSFVNAINSAGIHACLPLPFTNEDFFLQVRLRHDEYEAGRKIKNLQKTIQRQNKQLFQIAGNLRKKETLYAAQIQQKEKEIRVLESRLKSLFGDDELERGPELKTLLEKENISFNSLGFKQAFDDLKQCVRDIFLRILSKRGQSEAFTLLERDLFDDALTPHADQLDQTIDVSEYESLAGLLTPAFLNVMVWRANREPSRASDAKQLDVLKYFTIEFSGNRIRAYIRLEKDAPETVTVYMIEQLLQKKGILFGIVEESSIEKWLYGDAGKGEKLLIAEGKQPVPPIHGEIHYYFPINFKRAGRLNPDGSMDYRDRGEVPLVEEAFMLASKILPEPGKPGLDVKGLEIPVPEPVDPAFSAGPGTRFNEEKTKIFSTTRGEPHLDVMGVVSVNKEFKVDGDVGFETGNIDFNGNVIVPGTVKEGFTVKCVSLTAKDICGAQVDLSGDLNVSRGIVDTKLIHVKGNIQAKYIHNSTINSFGDLTVQKEIVDSTIYLSGACNNERGAIINSTLSAKLGIKAGTVGNESAAPSVLTVGLDEHLIRLGDKIKSKLSMNRDMIQALASEISQMKEVDKSLHGTITENAHIQDRAQIEIRELEKKRFALNETKDIAALKSISDAILKLEKKAKNAGEKINEWFERQDQIHHDILAKELEIEALENSNRQLVEELGNLEHISNKFEPVPALNISKHIQSKTKIKAPHSNKILEKSFSRCLIREMGKDEGGMIYYVMEIN
- a CDS encoding response regulator, giving the protein MTKGFNHTILIVDDEEKIGKALERLIKKIGARSFYAASGFQALDFIQKIDHPLSMILSDQRMPGMEGTQFLEKARAITPETVRFLITGYADINAISDAVNRGAVHRFITKPWDNNDLLEMIKSGLQYYELVVENRNLFALAKKQNTRLYNLSQELQQKATAHKRVIVRKEKQILQLKKRLEKGVDEADYCAQIENLLEENQMFEKDRIALCYRAVMKDFFLEFKDLAARTGFFMPTENELNDKV